From Paracoccus suum, the proteins below share one genomic window:
- a CDS encoding xanthine dehydrogenase family protein molybdopterin-binding subunit, protein MTVQTSRRGFLRASAGLVIAMALPLPMRVMAQEAAAPSAANPPPIPPNAFVQIAPDDTVTVVIKHIEFGQGPLTGLATLVAEELDADWAQMRGALAPANTPLYANLLMGAQGTGGSTAIANSFVQMRRAGAQARAMLVAAAAAEWGVPAAEITVAKGRIAHPSGKESGFGAFAEAAAQQTAPEAPTLKTPDQWVLIGTDLPKLDTAEKSDGKAIFTLDQYPEGLQVVVVAHPDVFGAKVGSVDDTAALAVAGVKAVRTIPQGVAVYADNTFAALKGRKALKVTWDTSGAETRDSAALLAAHVAALDGELHEAEAAGDLAAMDAPGVTVVEAEYSFPFLAHAPMETLDGVITLGDGKAHAAFGSQFPTFDQPAIAQTLGLPPEAVTIDVMLAGGSFGRRATPDAHLAVELAEVAKAGGPGSYKLMWTREDDIRGGYYRPMSVHRFRGAVDAEGKIVGWQNLVATKSIAAGSPMEPMMVRDGVDSTSVEGSIGLPYALPNKRIALANVETLIPVLWWRSVGSSHTAFATEMFMDELLQAAGKDPVQGRLDLLPDGREKVVIQKVAEMAGWKGAKQGEKGYGIGYAKSFGTYVAQIAEVEDRGTGYPHVTRVWCAVDCGIAVNPNIVRAQMEGGIGFGLGTALFNAVRFGEGGHVVQSNFNNYRMLRIAEMPRVEVEIIKTDADPTGVGEPGVPPIGPAVANAWRALTGKATRALPMLSEEIA, encoded by the coding sequence ATGACTGTTCAGACATCCCGACGCGGCTTCCTGCGCGCATCTGCCGGTCTGGTGATCGCGATGGCGCTGCCACTGCCGATGCGCGTCATGGCGCAGGAGGCGGCGGCGCCATCCGCGGCCAACCCGCCGCCGATCCCGCCGAACGCCTTCGTGCAGATCGCGCCCGACGATACCGTCACCGTCGTCATCAAGCATATCGAGTTTGGCCAGGGCCCGCTGACCGGCCTTGCCACCCTGGTGGCCGAGGAACTGGATGCCGACTGGGCGCAGATGCGCGGCGCGCTCGCCCCGGCGAATACGCCGCTTTATGCCAACCTGCTGATGGGGGCGCAGGGCACCGGCGGCTCGACCGCCATCGCCAATAGCTTTGTCCAGATGCGTCGGGCCGGCGCGCAGGCGCGCGCGATGCTGGTCGCCGCCGCTGCCGCAGAATGGGGCGTGCCTGCGGCCGAGATTACGGTCGCCAAGGGCCGTATCGCCCATCCCTCGGGCAAGGAATCCGGCTTTGGCGCCTTCGCCGAGGCCGCCGCTCAGCAAACCGCCCCCGAGGCGCCGACCCTCAAGACGCCCGACCAGTGGGTTCTGATCGGGACCGACCTGCCCAAGCTGGACACGGCCGAGAAATCGGACGGCAAGGCAATCTTTACCCTCGACCAGTATCCCGAGGGGCTTCAGGTCGTGGTCGTCGCCCATCCCGATGTCTTCGGGGCCAAGGTCGGCAGTGTCGATGACACAGCCGCGCTCGCCGTCGCGGGCGTGAAGGCCGTCAGAACCATCCCACAAGGGGTCGCCGTCTATGCCGACAACACCTTCGCCGCGCTGAAGGGGCGCAAGGCGCTGAAGGTCACCTGGGACACGTCCGGGGCCGAGACGCGCGACAGTGCCGCGCTGCTGGCCGCCCATGTTGCCGCCCTCGATGGCGAGCTTCACGAGGCGGAGGCGGCTGGCGATCTGGCCGCCATGGACGCGCCGGGGGTGACGGTGGTCGAGGCGGAATACAGCTTTCCCTTTCTCGCCCATGCACCGATGGAGACACTGGACGGCGTCATCACCCTTGGCGACGGCAAGGCGCATGCCGCCTTTGGCAGCCAGTTCCCGACCTTTGACCAGCCGGCCATCGCCCAGACTTTGGGCTTACCCCCCGAGGCAGTCACTATCGATGTGATGCTGGCCGGCGGCAGCTTCGGCCGTCGCGCCACACCTGACGCCCACCTCGCCGTCGAATTGGCCGAGGTCGCCAAGGCCGGGGGCCCCGGCAGCTACAAGCTGATGTGGACGCGCGAGGATGACATCCGCGGCGGCTACTATCGTCCCATGTCGGTCCATCGTTTTCGCGGTGCGGTCGATGCCGAGGGCAAGATCGTCGGCTGGCAGAACCTAGTCGCCACGAAGTCCATCGCCGCCGGCTCGCCGATGGAGCCGATGATGGTCCGGGACGGTGTCGACAGCACCTCGGTCGAGGGGTCGATCGGTCTGCCCTACGCGCTGCCGAACAAGCGCATCGCGCTCGCCAATGTCGAAACCCTGATCCCCGTCCTCTGGTGGCGGTCGGTCGGCTCGTCGCACACCGCCTTCGCGACCGAGATGTTCATGGACGAGTTGCTGCAGGCCGCTGGCAAGGACCCGGTGCAGGGCCGGTTGGACCTGCTGCCCGACGGCCGCGAGAAAGTGGTGATCCAGAAGGTGGCCGAGATGGCTGGCTGGAAGGGAGCCAAGCAGGGCGAGAAAGGCTATGGCATCGGCTACGCCAAGTCCTTCGGCACCTATGTCGCCCAGATCGCCGAGGTCGAGGATCGAGGCACCGGCTATCCCCACGTCACCCGCGTCTGGTGCGCGGTCGATTGCGGGATCGCCGTGAACCCGAACATCGTCCGCGCACAGATGGAGGGCGGGATCGGCTTTGGCCTCGGGACCGCGCTCTTCAACGCTGTGCGTTTTGGCGAGGGCGGCCATGTGGTGCAAAGCAACTTCAACAATTATCGGATGTTGCGGATTGCCGAGATGCCCCGGGTCGAGGTCGAGATCATCAAGACTGACGCCGACCCGACCGGCGTGGGCGAGCCCGGGGTGCCGCCCATCGGCCCCGCGGTCGCCAACGCCTGGCGCGCGCTGACCGGAAAGGCGACGCGCGCCCTGCCGATGCTGTCGGAGGAGATCGCATGA
- a CDS encoding (2Fe-2S)-binding protein codes for MTTITINGESHDFNLDPDTPLLWVLRDELKMTGTKFGCGVAQCGACTVMLNGMPRRSCITPIKALDGAEVTTIEGMSGPEYDAIQAAWRAIDVPQCGWCQSGQVMSATMLLQQLPAPSDEEIDQAMAGNVCRCATYHRIRAAIHDAAKTLEG; via the coding sequence ATGACCACCATCACCATCAACGGCGAATCCCACGACTTCAACCTCGATCCGGACACGCCCCTTCTGTGGGTGCTGCGCGACGAGTTGAAGATGACCGGCACCAAGTTCGGCTGCGGCGTCGCGCAATGCGGTGCCTGCACGGTGATGTTGAACGGCATGCCGCGCCGGTCCTGCATCACTCCCATCAAGGCGCTGGACGGCGCCGAGGTCACCACCATCGAGGGCATGTCCGGCCCCGAATACGATGCCATCCAAGCCGCGTGGCGGGCGATCGACGTGCCGCAATGCGGCTGGTGCCAATCCGGCCAGGTGATGAGCGCGACGATGCTGCTGCAACAGTTGCCCGCGCCGAGTGACGAGGAGATCGACCAGGCCATGGCTGGCAACGTCTGCCGCTGTGCCACCTATCACCGTATCCGTGCGGCGATCCACGACGCCGCCAAGACGTTGGAGGGCTGA
- the paoA gene encoding aldehyde dehydrogenase iron-sulfur subunit PaoA, whose product MERVPTPQTASPPATGAAATSPVRLTINGMDQALTLDNRVSLLDLLREHLHLTGTKKGCDHGQCGACTVIVNGRRINSCLTLAVMHDGDEVTTIEGIGTPDHLDPMQAAFVAHDGYQCGYCTPGQICSARAVLEEIAAGIPSHVTGDLNAPPPLSAEEIRERMSGNLCRCGAYANMLEAILEVADTQGLPA is encoded by the coding sequence ATGGAGCGCGTTCCCACGCCGCAAACTGCCAGCCCGCCCGCGACCGGCGCTGCGGCGACATCGCCGGTGCGCCTGACGATCAATGGCATGGACCAAGCGCTGACCCTCGATAATCGCGTCAGCCTGCTGGACCTGCTGCGCGAGCACCTGCATCTGACGGGCACCAAGAAGGGTTGCGATCACGGCCAGTGCGGCGCCTGCACGGTAATCGTCAACGGCAGGCGGATCAATTCCTGCCTGACACTCGCCGTCATGCATGATGGCGATGAGGTTACTACCATCGAGGGCATCGGAACGCCCGATCATCTGGACCCGATGCAGGCGGCCTTTGTTGCCCATGACGGCTATCAATGCGGCTACTGCACGCCGGGCCAAATCTGCTCGGCCCGCGCGGTGCTGGAGGAAATCGCGGCGGGCATCCCCAGCCATGTCACGGGCGATCTGAACGCCCCGCCGCCCCTCAGCGCCGAGGAAATCCGCGAGCGGATGAGCGGCAATCTATGCCGCTGCGGCGCCTATGCGAACATGCTGGAGGCGATCCTCGAGGTCGCCGATACGCAAGGGTTGCCGGCATGA
- a CDS encoding FAD binding domain-containing protein, producing MKAFSYERASSPADAAARAAQIANARYIAGGTNLLDLMKLQIEAPSHLIDVNGIGLDRIEETAEGGLRIGALVRNTDLAADPRVRRDYPVLTRALVAGASGQLRNKATTAGNLLQRTRCVYFYDPNMPCNKRVPGSGCSALAEGAVSRQLAVIGTSDACIATHPSDMAVAMLVLDAVVETVLPSGETRVIPVADLHVLPGDTPHIETTLRPGELVTAVTLPPPIGGKQSYRKVRDRASYAFALVSVAAIIQPDGSGRIALGGVAPKPWRRDDADAALPKGATAVMERLLAGARPTEDNAFKLLLAERALAATLAEAKE from the coding sequence ATGAAGGCATTTTCCTATGAGCGGGCGAGCAGCCCGGCGGACGCCGCGGCACGCGCCGCGCAAATTGCCAATGCGCGCTACATCGCCGGGGGCACCAACCTTCTGGACCTGATGAAGCTGCAGATCGAGGCGCCGAGCCACTTGATCGACGTGAACGGCATCGGCCTCGACCGGATCGAAGAGACGGCGGAGGGCGGCCTGCGGATCGGCGCGCTGGTGCGCAACACCGATCTTGCCGCCGACCCGCGTGTGCGACGCGATTATCCGGTGCTGACCCGGGCGCTGGTCGCGGGCGCCTCGGGTCAGTTACGCAACAAGGCGACGACGGCGGGCAATCTGCTCCAGCGCACCCGCTGCGTTTATTTCTACGACCCCAACATGCCCTGCAACAAGCGCGTCCCCGGCTCGGGTTGCAGCGCCCTGGCCGAGGGGGCGGTCTCGCGCCAACTCGCTGTCATTGGCACCTCGGACGCCTGCATCGCGACCCACCCCTCGGACATGGCGGTGGCGATGCTGGTCTTGGACGCGGTGGTGGAAACCGTCCTGCCCTCGGGCGAGACGCGCGTCATTCCCGTGGCCGATCTGCATGTCTTGCCGGGTGACACCCCGCATATCGAGACCACCCTGCGCCCCGGCGAGTTGGTTACCGCCGTGACCCTTCCGCCGCCGATTGGCGGCAAGCAGAGTTATCGCAAGGTGCGGGACCGCGCGTCTTATGCATTTGCGCTCGTCTCCGTCGCGGCAATCATCCAGCCAGACGGCAGCGGCCGGATCGCACTCGGCGGGGTCGCGCCCAAGCCTTGGCGCCGGGACGACGCCGACGCCGCCCTGCCCAAGGGCGCGACCGCGGTGATGGAGCGATTGCTGGCGGGCGCGCGTCCGACCGAGGACAATGCGTTCAAGCTGCTGCTGGCCGAACGCGCACTGGCGGCAACGCTGGCCGAAGCGAAGGAGTAA
- the paoC gene encoding aldehyde oxidoreductase molybdenum-binding subunit PaoC: protein MEFLQPATANPTDRQQVLGHAHPRIEGALKTTGTAHYAYERQDVTGLQLVGYPLGAGIAKGRILSMDTAAAEAAPGVHAVITTLQMDPLPKHKNNIADLFGGSRIHHYHQAIAVVVAESFEQARAAAQMIEVEYRASHLTDFDLAAAHDKNPDKAGKTLSRVGDFDKAFAEAEVTLDAHYRTPAQSHCMMEPHASIAEWRDGKLTVWTSTQMVAWTQKALARTFQLAAEDVRVDSAYIGGGFGGKLWLRADAVLAALGARQTGRPVRVALPRPLMMNNTTHRAETYQRIRIGAGRDGRIAAIAHDGLSSNIPGGHGENPVDQTRHFYAGANRLMTLRMVNLDLPEPNSMRAPGEGAGMMALEVAMDEMAEKLGMDPVEFRAINDTQVDPENPERAFSDRHFVRCLREGASAFAWADRNIVPGARREGMWLIGQGMSGGYRKAAVMKSGARVTLRADARVLVEADMTDIGTGSYTIMAQTAAEMLGLPLDAIEVRLGGSDMPVSSGSGGQWGAASATAGVYAACLCLREEIARRMGNSDPAALTLSDGQVTSGDKTVPLAQIASAGEITSEESMGFGALQKEYLIATFAAHFAEVAVHVATGEIRVRRTLSVCDAGRIMNPMTARSQVIGGMVMGIGAALSEQIEVDTGRGFFANHDLAGYEVPVHADIPDQQVIFLDTEDPAASPLKAKGVGELGISGAAAAIANAAYNATGIRLRSYPLTLDKMLNRLPAV from the coding sequence ATGGAATTCCTGCAGCCAGCCACCGCCAATCCCACCGATCGCCAGCAGGTCCTGGGCCATGCCCATCCGCGCATCGAAGGGGCGCTGAAAACCACCGGCACCGCCCATTATGCCTATGAGCGCCAGGACGTCACCGGCCTGCAGCTTGTCGGCTATCCACTTGGCGCCGGCATCGCCAAGGGCCGCATCCTCAGCATGGACACCGCCGCGGCAGAGGCGGCGCCGGGCGTGCATGCGGTCATCACCACCCTGCAGATGGACCCGCTGCCCAAGCACAAGAACAACATTGCCGATCTGTTCGGCGGCTCGCGTATTCACCATTATCACCAGGCCATAGCGGTCGTCGTCGCCGAGAGCTTCGAGCAGGCGCGCGCCGCGGCACAGATGATCGAGGTCGAATACCGCGCCTCGCACCTGACCGATTTCGACCTGGCGGCGGCCCATGACAAGAACCCGGACAAGGCGGGCAAGACCCTCTCGCGCGTCGGCGATTTCGATAAAGCCTTTGCCGAGGCCGAGGTGACGCTGGACGCCCACTATCGCACGCCCGCGCAAAGCCACTGCATGATGGAGCCGCATGCCTCGATCGCGGAATGGCGCGATGGAAAGCTGACGGTCTGGACCTCCACCCAGATGGTGGCCTGGACGCAAAAGGCGCTGGCCCGCACCTTCCAGCTGGCGGCCGAGGACGTGCGCGTCGACAGCGCCTATATCGGCGGCGGGTTTGGCGGCAAGCTGTGGCTTCGCGCCGATGCTGTGCTTGCCGCGCTCGGCGCCCGGCAGACCGGGCGGCCGGTCCGGGTTGCCCTGCCCCGCCCGCTGATGATGAACAACACCACCCACCGCGCCGAGACCTACCAGCGCATCCGCATCGGTGCAGGGCGCGACGGGCGCATCGCCGCCATCGCCCATGACGGCCTGTCCAGCAACATTCCCGGCGGTCACGGCGAAAATCCAGTGGATCAGACCCGGCACTTTTACGCCGGGGCGAACCGGCTGATGACGCTGCGGATGGTCAATCTGGACCTGCCCGAGCCGAACTCGATGCGCGCACCGGGAGAGGGTGCGGGGATGATGGCGCTGGAAGTCGCGATGGACGAGATGGCGGAAAAGCTGGGCATGGACCCGGTCGAGTTTCGCGCCATCAACGATACCCAGGTCGACCCGGAGAATCCCGAGCGAGCGTTCTCGGACAGGCATTTCGTCCGGTGCTTGCGCGAGGGTGCCTCGGCCTTCGCCTGGGCGGATCGGAACATCGTGCCCGGCGCCAGGCGGGAGGGAATGTGGCTGATCGGCCAGGGCATGTCCGGCGGGTATCGCAAGGCGGCGGTGATGAAATCGGGGGCGCGGGTCACCCTGCGCGCCGATGCGCGCGTGCTGGTCGAGGCCGACATGACTGACATCGGCACCGGCAGTTATACCATCATGGCCCAGACCGCGGCCGAGATGCTGGGCCTGCCGCTCGACGCAATCGAGGTGCGGCTGGGCGGCAGTGACATGCCAGTGTCCAGCGGCTCTGGCGGCCAATGGGGCGCGGCGAGCGCCACCGCCGGGGTCTATGCCGCCTGCCTTTGCCTGCGCGAGGAAATCGCGCGCCGCATGGGCAATTCCGACCCCGCAGCACTGACGCTTTCGGACGGTCAGGTCACCTCGGGCGACAAGACCGTGCCGCTGGCGCAGATCGCCAGCGCCGGCGAGATCACCAGCGAGGAGAGCATGGGCTTTGGCGCCTTGCAAAAAGAATACCTGATTGCCACCTTTGCCGCCCATTTCGCCGAGGTCGCGGTGCATGTCGCGACCGGCGAGATCCGGGTCCGGCGCACCTTGTCGGTCTGCGATGCCGGCCGGATCATGAACCCGATGACCGCGCGCAGCCAAGTCATCGGCGGAATGGTCATGGGCATCGGCGCGGCGCTGAGCGAGCAGATCGAGGTCGACACCGGCCGCGGCTTTTTCGCCAATCACGATCTGGCGGGCTACGAGGTGCCGGTCCACGCCGACATTCCCGACCAACAGGTGATCTTTCTGGACACCGAGGACCCGGCTGCCTCGCCGCTGAAGGCCAAGGGGGTGGGCGAGCTCGGCATCTCCGGCGCCGCCGCGGCGATCGCCAACGCCGCCTACAACGCCACCGGCATCCGCCTGC